Proteins from a single region of Campylobacter sp. RM16704:
- a CDS encoding anaerobic ribonucleoside triphosphate reductase: protein MKIKFIIKRDKSQVAFDIYKIKNAIFKANINSTDKKLDNENLDKLCDEVVALLDENHTHVEQIQDKVEEILIKNSLVNTAKSYILYRQKRTQIRNASYDLLNLYDDLTFKDSKDADLKRENANINSDSAMGMMLKYGSEGAKYYVDECILPKHIANAHKNGDIHIHDKDFYMLTQTCCQIDLVKLFENGFSTGHGSLREPNDIRSYASLACIALQANQNEMHGGQSIPNFDFAMAKGVAKTFQKEYKKAIKAFFEIKLEQSLDEQCFENAKFQASNEKECLKELLKLGLNNDKKFLENANAYAYKRALNQTQNATFQAMEALVHNLNTMNSRAGAQVPFSTLNYGTDTSFEGQIVIENLLKATMKGLGNGETPIFPVQIFKVKEGINYNEEDPNYKLFKLAIECASKRLFPNFSFLDASFNAKYYKKGDYNSEVAYMGCRTRVMANVYDESKEITCGRGNLSFTSINLVRLAIEAKGNLELFYILLKEKLELVYEQLLHRYKIQCLKKVKNFPFLMGEGIWIDSGALRENDSVEKVIAHGTLAIGYIGLCESLVALIGSHHGQSQEARDLGLQIVRFMRDFVDEKAFKDKLNFSLIATPAEGLSGRFLKLDQKKYGILKGITDKEFYTNSFHIPVDFPISIYEKIQIEAPYHELNNGGHITYVELNGDVSKNLESFKRIIKCMKESNVGYGSINFPLDRDPVCGYSGVIDEFCPKCHRKEDDIKFERIRRITGYLVGTLDRFNDAKKAEVHARVKHDFS, encoded by the coding sequence ATGAAGATAAAATTTATTATAAAAAGGGATAAAAGTCAAGTTGCATTTGATATTTATAAAATAAAAAATGCTATTTTTAAAGCTAATATAAATTCCACAGATAAAAAATTAGATAATGAAAATTTAGATAAGCTTTGTGATGAGGTTGTAGCTTTGCTTGATGAAAATCATACTCATGTAGAGCAAATTCAAGATAAAGTAGAAGAAATTTTGATTAAAAATTCTTTAGTAAATACTGCAAAATCATATATTTTATACCGCCAAAAAAGAACGCAAATTCGCAATGCAAGCTACGATTTGCTAAATTTATATGATGATTTAACCTTTAAAGATTCTAAAGATGCAGATTTAAAAAGAGAAAATGCTAATATTAATTCAGATAGTGCTATGGGCATGATGTTAAAATATGGTTCAGAAGGTGCAAAATACTATGTAGATGAGTGTATTTTGCCAAAACACATAGCAAACGCACATAAAAATGGCGATATACATATACATGATAAAGACTTTTATATGCTAACGCAAACTTGTTGTCAGATTGATTTAGTAAAACTTTTTGAAAATGGTTTTAGCACAGGACATGGGAGTTTGAGAGAACCAAACGATATAAGATCATATGCTTCTTTAGCTTGCATTGCCTTACAAGCAAATCAAAATGAAATGCATGGAGGTCAGTCTATACCAAATTTTGATTTTGCTATGGCAAAAGGAGTTGCAAAAACTTTCCAAAAAGAGTATAAAAAGGCTATAAAAGCTTTTTTTGAGATAAAACTAGAGCAAAGTTTAGATGAGCAATGCTTTGAAAATGCTAAGTTTCAAGCTTCAAACGAAAAAGAATGCCTTAAAGAGCTTTTAAAACTTGGTCTAAATAATGATAAAAAATTTTTAGAAAATGCAAATGCTTATGCTTATAAAAGAGCGTTAAATCAAACTCAAAATGCTACTTTTCAAGCTATGGAAGCTTTAGTGCATAATCTTAATACTATGAACTCAAGAGCAGGAGCACAAGTGCCTTTTAGTACATTAAATTATGGCACTGATACCTCATTTGAAGGTCAAATAGTGATAGAAAATTTACTAAAAGCTACGATGAAAGGTTTAGGAAATGGTGAAACACCAATTTTTCCTGTGCAAATTTTTAAAGTAAAAGAAGGTATTAATTATAACGAAGAAGATCCAAACTATAAGCTTTTTAAACTTGCCATAGAGTGTGCTTCTAAAAGACTTTTTCCAAATTTTAGCTTTTTAGATGCAAGTTTTAACGCAAAATATTATAAAAAAGGAGATTATAATAGTGAAGTAGCTTATATGGGTTGTAGAACTAGAGTTATGGCAAATGTGTATGATGAAAGCAAAGAAATCACATGTGGTAGGGGGAATTTAAGTTTTACTAGTATAAACCTTGTGCGTTTGGCTATAGAAGCCAAAGGAAATTTAGAGCTTTTTTATATACTCTTAAAAGAAAAATTGGAACTTGTGTATGAACAATTACTTCATAGATATAAAATTCAGTGTTTAAAAAAGGTAAAAAATTTTCCGTTTTTAATGGGTGAAGGTATTTGGATAGATTCAGGTGCTTTAAGAGAAAACGATAGTGTAGAAAAGGTTATAGCTCATGGAACTTTAGCTATAGGTTATATAGGACTTTGTGAGAGTTTGGTAGCTTTAATTGGTTCTCATCATGGACAAAGTCAAGAAGCAAGAGATTTGGGCTTGCAAATCGTGCGTTTTATGCGTGATTTTGTTGATGAAAAAGCATTTAAAGACAAACTCAATTTTTCACTCATAGCTACCCCAGCTGAGGGTTTAAGTGGGAGATTTTTAAAGCTAGATCAAAAAAAATATGGTATTTTAAAAGGCATAACTGATAAAGAATTTTACACTAATTCTTTTCATATTCCTGTAGATTTTCCTATCAGCATATATGAAAAAATTCAAATAGAAGCCCCATATCATGAGTTGAACAATGGTGGGCATATTACTTATGTAGAATTAAATGGTGATGTGAGTAAAAATTTAGAAAGTTTTAAACGCATTATAAAATGCATGAAAGAAAGCAATGTAGGCTATGGCTCTATTAATTTCCCACTAGATAGAGATCCAGTTTGTGGTTATAGTGGTGTTATAGATGAGTTTTGTCCAAAATGTCACAGAAAAGAAGATGATATTAAATTTGAACGTATAAGAAGAATTACAGGATATTTAGTAGGAACGCTTGATCGTTTTAATGATGCCAAAAAAGCAGAAGTTCATGCAAGAGTTAAGCACGATTTTTCTTAG
- the nrdG gene encoding anaerobic ribonucleoside-triphosphate reductase activating protein, which translates to MQELSTIFLRLAGVEKESVVDGYGLRYAIFTQGCPHHCKGCHNPQTHDFHKGYLQDLASLYNDICKNPLLQGVTFSGGEPFMQAKNLSILAKYIKTLGLDITIYTGFTYEELLQNKQMKELLFLCNILIDGKFILEQKDLSLKFKGSKNQRIIDIAKSLEQDKIILLEE; encoded by the coding sequence ATGCAAGAGTTAAGCACGATTTTTCTTAGATTAGCCGGTGTTGAAAAAGAATCTGTAGTAGATGGTTATGGATTGCGTTATGCGATTTTTACCCAAGGTTGCCCCCATCATTGTAAAGGCTGTCATAACCCACAAACTCATGATTTTCACAAAGGATATTTACAAGATTTAGCAAGTTTATATAATGATATTTGTAAAAATCCTTTGTTGCAAGGTGTTACCTTTAGTGGCGGAGAGCCTTTTATGCAGGCAAAAAATTTAAGCATTTTGGCAAAATATATCAAGACTTTGGGGCTTGATATTACTATATATACTGGTTTTACTTATGAAGAGTTACTTCAAAACAAACAAATGAAAGAATTACTTTTTTTATGTAATATTTTGATAGATGGTAAGTTTATCCTAGAACAAAAAGATTTATCATTAAAATTTAAAGGTAGTAAAAATCAACGCATTATTGATATAGCAAAAAGCTTAGAGCAAGATAAAATAATACTTCTTGAAGAATAA
- the sodB gene encoding superoxide dismutase [Fe], translating into MFKLRQLPYETDTFGDFLSAETFAFHHGKHHQTYVNNLNNLIKDTEFTGKDLVYIIQNSSGGVFNNAAQVYNHDFYFDCIKPKTCCGCGCSLSAEFKVAVEKDFGSMENLKEEFIKGATGVFGSGWFWLVYNTQNQKLELVATSNAATPITEGKIPLLVVDVWEHAYYVDHRNARPMYLEKFYTHINWEFVAKAYEWAIKEGMNSVRFYANELHPLS; encoded by the coding sequence ATGTTTAAATTAAGACAATTACCTTATGAAACAGATACTTTTGGAGATTTCTTAAGTGCAGAAACTTTTGCATTTCATCATGGAAAACACCATCAAACTTATGTAAATAACCTAAATAACCTTATCAAAGATACTGAATTTACAGGAAAAGATTTAGTTTATATCATACAAAACTCAAGTGGTGGAGTTTTTAACAATGCTGCTCAAGTATATAATCATGACTTTTATTTTGATTGCATTAAACCAAAAACATGCTGTGGTTGTGGCTGTTCTTTAAGTGCTGAATTTAAAGTAGCAGTAGAAAAAGACTTTGGTTCTATGGAAAATTTAAAAGAAGAATTTATTAAAGGTGCTACAGGAGTGTTTGGTTCAGGTTGGTTTTGGCTAGTTTATAACACTCAAAATCAAAAATTAGAACTAGTAGCTACAAGCAATGCTGCTACACCTATCACCGAAGGTAAAATTCCACTTTTAGTTGTAGATGTATGGGAGCATGCTTACTATGTAGATCATCGCAATGCACGTCCTATGTATTTAGAAAAATTCTACACACACATTAACTGGGAATTTGTAGCAAAAGCTTATGAATGGGCTATCAAAGAAGGTATGAATTCAGTAAGATTTTATGCAAATGAACTTCACCCACTAAGTTAA
- the dcuC gene encoding C4-dicarboxylate transporter DcuC, giving the protein MEVFLSVLATLFCVFLVAYFILKKYNPIFTFFLSGIIVLIVISIITGESVLKQSMGNPIFDVFGLVTQTFKTNMAGVGLIIMSVAGFAAYMKHINASAKLAFVANKPLGKIKNKYLVLSGTFVVGMALKIVISSYTGLLLLLLASIYPVLIAIGIRPITAVSVLSLITLDYGPKDGNSINLADMVGIENVVAMFFEYQIYPVIAYVVMIALLIPFYYSYMDKKDLAKGVADNIEHMEIKNPNCPLFYIFLPWLPIVFLFGVYFANLYGYKVKLDVVSANFLSISLVFILEYARHKDAKKLADDLMVILKAMAEIFISVVCIIIAASIFAEGIKALKGIEHLALAVSSLGASAVLFTIIVLSFIVYFASVIMGSGIAAFNAFGRLAPDIAQKLGINPISLALPLEIASCLGRAASPISGGILALAGFAKLDPIAIVKRSTPMLLVGMALNILIAWYFA; this is encoded by the coding sequence ATGGAGGTTTTTCTTTCTGTTTTAGCTACTTTATTTTGTGTATTTTTGGTAGCCTATTTTATTCTTAAAAAATATAATCCTATTTTTACTTTTTTTCTTTCAGGTATTATTGTTTTGATTGTTATTTCTATTATTACTGGTGAGTCTGTATTAAAACAAAGCATGGGAAATCCTATTTTTGATGTATTTGGTCTTGTAACTCAAACTTTTAAGACAAATATGGCCGGTGTAGGACTTATTATAATGTCTGTTGCTGGTTTTGCGGCCTATATGAAGCACATTAATGCTTCAGCAAAGTTAGCTTTTGTAGCAAATAAACCACTAGGCAAGATTAAAAATAAATACTTAGTTTTAAGTGGAACTTTTGTGGTGGGTATGGCTTTAAAAATAGTTATCTCAAGTTATACAGGATTATTACTTTTATTACTTGCTTCGATTTATCCTGTTTTAATCGCTATCGGAATTCGCCCTATAACTGCTGTATCGGTTTTATCATTAATCACACTTGATTATGGTCCTAAAGATGGAAATTCTATAAATTTAGCAGATATGGTGGGTATTGAAAATGTTGTTGCTATGTTTTTTGAATACCAAATTTATCCCGTTATAGCTTATGTTGTTATGATAGCTTTACTTATTCCATTTTACTATAGTTACATGGATAAAAAAGATTTAGCAAAAGGCGTTGCGGATAATATCGAACACATGGAAATTAAAAATCCAAATTGTCCTTTATTTTATATTTTCTTACCTTGGCTTCCTATAGTGTTTTTATTTGGTGTTTATTTTGCAAATTTATATGGATATAAAGTTAAGTTAGATGTGGTGAGTGCAAATTTTTTAAGTATAAGTTTGGTTTTTATTTTAGAGTATGCTAGACATAAAGATGCAAAAAAACTTGCAGATGATTTGATGGTAATACTAAAAGCTATGGCAGAAATTTTTATAAGTGTTGTTTGTATTATCATAGCAGCTTCTATTTTCGCAGAAGGCATTAAAGCATTAAAAGGCATTGAACATTTGGCTTTAGCTGTTTCTTCTTTGGGGGCTTCTGCTGTGTTGTTTACTATTATAGTTTTAAGCTTTATTGTGTATTTTGCAAGTGTGATTATGGGTAGTGGGATTGCTGCTTTTAATGCTTTTGGAAGACTAGCACCTGATATTGCTCAAAAGCTAGGTATAAACCCTATCTCTTTGGCTTTACCATTAGAGATCGCTTCGTGTTTAGGGCGTGCTGCTTCGCCAATATCGGGTGGAATTTTAGCTTTGGCAGGCTTCGCAAAATTAGATCCTATAGCCATTGTTAAAAGATCCACTCCTATGTTGCTTGTAGGAATGGCTTTAAATATCTTAATAGCTTGGTATTTTGCATAA
- the purM gene encoding phosphoribosylformylglycinamidine cyclo-ligase, whose product MNISYEDAGVSIDNGNAFVEAIKPLVKETFNENVLGGIGSFSGAFAIPSGFKNPVILAATDGVGTKLRLAIDSQKFDTIGEDLVAMCVNDLICNFAMPLFFLDYYATAKLDVEVAKKVVVGITNGCKKANCALIGGETAEMPGMYHNSDFDLAGFSVGIAEKDEIDRRNFVKNGDILLALPSSGLHSNGYSLARKVLFEVQKLKFDDKIDNKNLIDILLEPTRIYVKDFLKLKPFINALAHITGGGLVENLPRVFPRGIGAIIRKHHLKTPEIFYQIGQSVEEAQMYRSFNMGVGLVMVVDPSNVSKVLENSDAYVIGEVVLNEGVVLE is encoded by the coding sequence ATGAATATAAGCTATGAAGATGCGGGCGTAAGTATAGATAATGGTAATGCTTTTGTAGAAGCAATCAAGCCTTTAGTAAAAGAAACTTTTAATGAAAATGTTTTAGGCGGTATAGGCTCTTTTTCTGGTGCTTTTGCTATACCAAGTGGTTTTAAAAATCCTGTTATACTAGCAGCAACGGATGGAGTGGGTACAAAGCTACGTCTTGCTATTGATAGTCAAAAATTTGACACCATAGGCGAAGATTTGGTAGCAATGTGTGTGAATGATTTAATTTGTAATTTTGCTATGCCTTTGTTTTTTTTAGACTATTATGCAACTGCAAAGCTAGATGTAGAAGTAGCTAAAAAAGTTGTAGTAGGAATTACAAATGGCTGTAAAAAAGCAAATTGTGCTTTAATAGGTGGGGAGACTGCTGAAATGCCTGGAATGTACCATAACAGTGATTTTGATTTAGCTGGTTTTTCAGTGGGTATAGCTGAAAAAGACGAGATAGATAGAAGAAATTTTGTAAAAAATGGAGACATTTTACTAGCCCTACCTAGCAGCGGACTTCATTCTAATGGATATTCTTTAGCTAGAAAAGTATTATTTGAAGTACAAAAGCTTAAGTTCGATGATAAAATAGACAACAAGAATTTAATTGATATCTTACTTGAGCCTACAAGAATTTATGTAAAAGACTTTTTAAAATTAAAACCTTTCATCAATGCACTAGCTCACATCACCGGTGGTGGTTTGGTAGAAAATTTACCTAGAGTTTTCCCAAGAGGAATCGGTGCTATCATTAGAAAACACCATCTAAAAACTCCTGAAATTTTCTACCAAATAGGCCAAAGCGTAGAAGAAGCCCAAATGTATAGAAGCTTTAATATGGGCGTGGGTTTAGTTATGGTAGTAGATCCATCTAATGTGAGTAAAGTTTTAGAAAATTCAGACGCTTATGTAATAGGTGAAGTTGTATTAAATGAAGGGGTTGTTTTAGAGTAA
- the coaE gene encoding dephospho-CoA kinase (Dephospho-CoA kinase (CoaE) performs the final step in coenzyme A biosynthesis.), protein MQNAYFVTSSIAGGKSSFIKIVQNLGFDTLSADVIAHELLNENANSITKLFNNDDLIIAGKIDRKKLGAIVFNDLKAKKKLENFLHPKVKEVILQKAQIIDKKNKAFFIELPLFFENNHYQNLGKSILIYAPKELLLQRLMQRDDLDKDEALKRIHLQLNIEEKLKKANFVIKNDSSYEIFEKNVLKFLKNTLKVINENL, encoded by the coding sequence ATGCAAAATGCTTATTTTGTAACTTCAAGTATAGCAGGTGGAAAGTCAAGCTTTATAAAAATAGTTCAAAATTTGGGTTTTGATACTTTAAGTGCAGATGTGATAGCTCATGAGCTTTTAAATGAAAATGCAAACTCTATAACTAAGCTTTTTAATAACGATGATTTAATCATAGCAGGAAAAATAGATAGAAAAAAACTTGGTGCTATTGTATTTAATGATTTAAAAGCCAAAAAAAAGCTAGAAAATTTTTTACATCCTAAAGTCAAAGAAGTAATTTTACAAAAAGCCCAAATTATAGATAAAAAAAACAAGGCCTTTTTTATAGAATTACCTTTATTTTTTGAAAATAATCATTATCAAAATTTAGGAAAAAGTATATTGATTTATGCTCCAAAAGAACTTTTGCTTCAAAGACTTATGCAAAGAGATGATTTAGATAAAGATGAAGCTTTAAAAAGAATTCATCTACAACTTAATATAGAAGAAAAACTAAAAAAAGCAAATTTTGTAATAAAAAATGATTCTAGTTATGAAATATTTGAAAAAAATGTGCTAAAGTTCCTAAAAAATACTTTAAAGGTAATAAATGAAAATTTATAA
- the dapF gene encoding diaminopimelate epimerase: MKIYKYCASGNDFVIFADKEKKDRSELTRILCNRYEGIGADGLIVVVPHDRYDFEWEFYNCDGSKANMCGNGSRAVAHFAHHYLKKSQYLNFLTGAGLIKSFVDDDIVEIKLSGVKDIKEAFEYKGRIWQGCNTGVPHIVTFVDDLNEFDINLCKEVRKKYNANVNFAKVEDDEFIRVRTYERGVEDETLACGTGMGACFYLAYLNQKVKDDILVKPKSNEDLYFRVEDEQIFFKGKVKCCFEADYNFT; encoded by the coding sequence ATGAAAATTTATAAGTACTGTGCTAGTGGAAATGATTTTGTGATATTTGCAGATAAAGAAAAAAAAGATCGCAGTGAATTAACTAGAATTCTTTGCAATCGTTATGAGGGTATAGGTGCTGATGGACTTATAGTGGTAGTGCCTCATGATAGATATGATTTTGAATGGGAATTTTATAATTGCGATGGAAGCAAGGCAAATATGTGTGGCAATGGTTCGCGTGCAGTAGCACATTTTGCTCATCATTATTTAAAAAAATCTCAATATTTAAATTTCTTAACTGGTGCAGGACTTATAAAATCTTTTGTTGATGATGATATAGTTGAAATCAAACTTAGTGGAGTAAAGGATATCAAAGAAGCTTTTGAATATAAAGGCAGAATTTGGCAAGGCTGCAATACCGGAGTTCCACATATAGTAACCTTTGTTGATGATTTAAATGAGTTTGATATAAATTTATGCAAAGAGGTACGTAAAAAATATAATGCAAATGTTAATTTTGCTAAAGTGGAAGATGATGAGTTTATAAGAGTTAGAACTTATGAGCGAGGGGTGGAAGATGAAACCTTAGCTTGTGGTACGGGCATGGGGGCTTGTTTTTACTTAGCGTATTTAAATCAAAAAGTAAAAGATGATATTTTAGTAAAGCCAAAAAGTAATGAAGATCTATATTTTAGAGTAGAAGATGAACAAATATTTTTTAAGGGAAAGGTAAAGTGTTGTTTTGAAGCTGATTATAATTTTACTTAG
- a CDS encoding glucosaminidase domain-containing protein: protein MKLIIILLSSILFVKAEFIAGFDEQYYALSIKEKREVFIQKINALLDISFKEVESERKFIESFFKEAIKKNFRNLNSKAMEKLWSLKEKYRVKNLYDRKEYQMRIQKVPKSLAIAQAIIESATGTSRFAKEANNLFGEWTWGEKGLVPKERGKGKTHKIRIFDTLQESVDSYMLNLNRHDAYKEFRTWRWDTISKNEKLDGKEAANHLEKYSEIKSNYTKLIISIINQHELDKLD, encoded by the coding sequence TTGAAGCTGATTATAATTTTACTTAGTAGTATTTTATTTGTGAAAGCTGAATTTATAGCAGGTTTTGATGAGCAATACTATGCTTTAAGCATAAAAGAAAAACGCGAAGTTTTCATACAAAAAATCAACGCTTTGCTAGATATTTCCTTTAAAGAGGTAGAATCAGAAAGGAAATTCATAGAGTCTTTTTTTAAAGAAGCCATAAAAAAGAATTTTAGAAATTTAAATTCTAAGGCTATGGAAAAATTATGGTCTTTAAAAGAAAAATATCGTGTTAAAAATTTATACGATCGCAAAGAATACCAAATGCGTATCCAAAAGGTACCAAAATCTTTAGCCATAGCTCAAGCTATTATAGAGAGTGCAACTGGTACAAGTCGCTTTGCTAAAGAAGCAAATAATTTATTTGGAGAATGGACTTGGGGTGAGAAAGGTTTGGTGCCAAAAGAAAGAGGCAAGGGTAAAACCCATAAAATTCGTATATTTGACACTTTGCAAGAAAGTGTAGATTCTTATATGCTTAACTTAAACCGGCATGATGCTTATAAAGAATTTAGAACTTGGCGGTGGGATACTATAAGTAAAAATGAAAAACTTGATGGTAAAGAAGCAGCAAATCATTTAGAAAAATATTCAGAAATTAAAAGTAATTACACTAAACTTATTATTTCTATTATCAATCAACATGAGCTTGATAAATTAGATTAA
- a CDS encoding ATP-binding protein — protein sequence MKTLQFFYDNYPKIQKFDERKLQIQTHKNIIIKGGFASGKKNFILNFLSLYKSENILFIDCDDLRFNVNDLTYLNSFLTYNLQIKFLILCNFNHKFDFNSLKHLNLQIILSTYNSNLHLDHFEEIHLDYLDFEEFLSLNKKYIDTKTMMSYFLHTGRNIILNHNLNTGSSYLKSFYSPLELNILKQISLELGNEFSVNELFKTLKKTIKISKDTLYKNIENLEANYTLYFVKNYEKNLKKVYFWDFSLKNSLSVQKDFSALFENLVLSELFKFKQEIFYTKYFDFYLPSFKNAFLCSPFKDKDLLTLKVKKILSKNQLPLSTIFIITLSQRDEFFIEGIRVMILPFDEWALGN from the coding sequence ATGAAAACTCTACAATTTTTTTATGATAATTACCCAAAAATTCAAAAATTTGATGAAAGAAAACTTCAAATTCAAACTCATAAAAACATCATTATAAAAGGTGGTTTTGCAAGTGGTAAAAAAAATTTTATTTTAAATTTTTTATCTTTATATAAAAGTGAAAATATACTTTTTATAGATTGTGATGATTTAAGATTTAACGTTAATGATTTAACTTATTTAAATTCTTTTCTAACTTACAATCTACAAATTAAATTTCTAATACTTTGTAATTTTAATCATAAATTTGATTTTAATAGTTTAAAACATTTAAATTTACAAATCATACTAAGTACATATAATTCGAATTTACATTTAGATCATTTTGAAGAAATTCATCTTGATTATTTAGATTTTGAAGAATTTTTAAGCTTAAATAAAAAATACATAGATACTAAAACTATGATGAGTTATTTTTTACATACTGGTCGTAATATTATCTTAAATCACAATTTAAACACCGGCTCATCTTATCTAAAAAGCTTTTATAGCCCCTTAGAGCTTAATATACTCAAACAAATTTCCCTAGAGTTAGGAAATGAATTTAGCGTTAATGAATTATTTAAAACTTTAAAAAAAACCATCAAAATTTCTAAAGATACTTTATATAAAAATATAGAAAATTTAGAAGCAAACTATACTTTGTATTTTGTAAAAAATTATGAAAAAAATCTAAAAAAAGTGTATTTTTGGGATTTTTCCTTGAAAAATTCTCTTAGTGTGCAAAAGGATTTTAGTGCTTTATTTGAAAATTTGGTTTTAAGTGAGCTGTTTAAATTCAAGCAAGAAATTTTTTACACTAAGTATTTTGATTTTTACTTACCGAGCTTTAAAAATGCATTTTTATGCTCACCTTTCAAAGATAAAGACTTGCTAACATTAAAAGTAAAAAAAATTCTTAGCAAAAATCAGCTTCCACTTTCAACTATTTTCATCATCACGCTTTCGCAAAGAGATGAATTTTTTATAGAAGGAATTCGTGTGATGATTTTACCTTTTGATGAATGGGCTTTAGGAAATTAA
- the rpsJ gene encoding 30S ribosomal protein S10 — translation MERIRLKLKAYDHRVLDRTVAAIVEAVKRTGADIRGPVPMPTKIKRYTVLKSPHINKDSREQFEMRIHARMLDIVAATPDTVDSLTKLDLAPEVNVEVRAMGK, via the coding sequence ATGGAAAGAATTAGGCTTAAGCTAAAAGCTTATGACCATAGAGTTCTAGATCGCACAGTTGCAGCAATTGTAGAAGCTGTTAAAAGAACAGGTGCTGACATTAGAGGTCCAGTGCCAATGCCTACAAAAATAAAAAGATATACAGTTTTGAAATCTCCACATATCAATAAAGATTCACGTGAGCAATTTGAGATGAGAATTCATGCTCGTATGCTTGATATAGTAGCAGCTACTCCAGATACAGTAGATTCACTTACTAAGCTTGACTTGGCTCCAGAGGTCAATGTTGAAGTAAGAGCTATGGGTAAATAA
- the rplC gene encoding 50S ribosomal protein L3 — protein sequence MEYIVEKIGMSRTISTPSIPVTLLKLVQTKVCEVENGKALVAYVKGKANNKCVAGQQKKYNLSAEYNRFASLEVANTQAGDIDLNPLKEASVLKVSFNSKGRGYSGVVKRHGFAGGPASHGSRFHRRHGSIGNREWPGRVQPGMKMAGHYGNVKVTVKNEVVSFDEENGILVVKGAVPGFNGAMGKIRIAK from the coding sequence ATGGAATACATTGTAGAAAAAATTGGTATGAGTAGAACAATCAGTACACCAAGCATTCCTGTAACCTTACTTAAACTTGTTCAAACTAAAGTATGTGAAGTAGAAAATGGAAAAGCTTTGGTTGCTTATGTAAAAGGTAAAGCAAATAATAAATGCGTTGCTGGTCAGCAAAAAAAATACAATCTTTCAGCTGAATATAATAGATTTGCTTCTTTAGAAGTAGCAAATACACAAGCAGGTGATATTGATCTTAATCCTTTAAAAGAAGCTTCAGTTTTAAAAGTAAGCTTTAATTCTAAAGGTAGAGGTTATAGTGGGGTTGTTAAAAGACATGGATTTGCCGGAGGTCCTGCAAGTCATGGTTCAAGATTCCACAGACGTCACGGATCTATAGGTAACCGCGAATGGCCAGGTCGTGTTCAACCAGGTATGAAAATGGCAGGTCATTATGGTAATGTAAAAGTTACTGTTAAAAATGAAGTAGTTTCATTTGATGAAGAAAATGGCATCTTAGTAGTAAAAGGTGCAGTACCAGGGTTTAATGGTGCTATGGGTAAAATAAGGATTGCAAAATGA
- the rplD gene encoding 50S ribosomal protein L4 — protein MSKVTVLNDKFEKASELDLPAKYAEVNPHNLYLYVKSYLASLRANTAHTKGRSDVSGGGKKPWRQKGRGGARAGSTRTNVWVGGAVAFGPTNNRNYFQKVNKKQKRLALERALADKAQNNALFSVDSLSIESGKTKDANAVIKKLGLKDALIVKDLLDEKTLLAFRNLANCYVVDISEVNAYLVSVFNAVIIEKAALESIVKEG, from the coding sequence ATGAGTAAAGTAACTGTTTTAAATGATAAATTTGAAAAAGCTAGTGAACTCGATCTTCCAGCAAAATATGCAGAAGTTAATCCTCACAACCTTTATTTATATGTAAAATCTTATCTTGCTAGCCTTAGAGCAAACACAGCTCATACTAAAGGTAGAAGTGATGTAAGCGGTGGTGGTAAAAAACCATGGAGACAAAAAGGTCGTGGTGGTGCAAGAGCAGGTTCAACAAGAACGAATGTTTGGGTTGGTGGTGCTGTGGCATTTGGTCCTACAAACAATCGTAACTATTTTCAAAAAGTTAATAAAAAACAAAAACGCTTAGCGCTTGAAAGAGCATTGGCTGATAAAGCACAAAACAATGCGTTATTCTCAGTAGATAGTTTAAGCATTGAAAGCGGTAAAACAAAAGATGCAAATGCAGTTATTAAAAAGCTTGGTTTAAAAGATGCTTTAATTGTAAAAGATTTACTAGATGAAAAAACACTTCTTGCTTTTAGAAACTTAGCAAATTGCTATGTAGTTGATATTAGCGAAGTAAATGCTTATTTAGTATCTGTATTTAATGCTGTTATCATTGAAAAAGCAGCGCTTGAATCTATCGTAAAAGAGGGTTAA